From Brassica oleracea var. oleracea cultivar TO1000 chromosome C3, BOL, whole genome shotgun sequence, a single genomic window includes:
- the LOC106335557 gene encoding hybrid signal transduction histidine kinase E-like isoform X1, with protein sequence MALRGDEPEFMNLREWDRRARLIRDKQTSRRFSASYVGSFREDHHKSSSTRTNFNSISSTASSPGYTLKEEIDPSTYSFTNALKALQAKAMFNNREWLTQEGFALNSKWNEAEKYICNPLSGEVPMECLSSRTLSSRSFRNLATTMSAPLHYPNPNPLTNIGQNKPNNDANVRVIHEDLYVPDPVLVRAEKKVMGLKRDVGIQSTSVELSSGSPSPAKTPPIMERSLKRHVEANDSPVDFNLKLEGQQEDLKLEEKKEEKQDKSKEEGEEEEKQEMSKEVEEENQEMSEDQEMKKNKKRGSGCFSWVRSRQRQARKSKYIFPICVPHLVKGC encoded by the exons ATGGCTCTGCGTGGAGATGAGCCTGAGTTTATGAACCTAAGAGAATGGGATCGAAGAGCTCGATTAATCCGAGACAAACAGACTTCTAGAAGGTTTTCTGCTTCATACGTTGGAAGCTTCCGCGAAGATCATCACAAGTCTTCTTCTACTAGAACAAACTTTAACAGCATCTCTAGTACTGCCTCATCTCCTGGCTACACCCTCAAAG AAGAGATTGATCCATCAACATATTCCTTCACCAATGCACTCAAGG CGTTACAAGCAAAGGCAATGTTCAATAACAGAGAATGGTTAACACAAGAAGGGTTTGCGTTAAATTCAAAGTGGAACGAAGCAGAGAAATATATCTGCAATCCATTGTCTGGAGAAGTTCCAATGGAGTGTTTATCTTCTAGAACATTAAGTTCAAGATCTTTCAGAAACTTGGCCACCACTATGTCTGCTCCTCTTCACTACCCTAATCCCAATCCATTGACAAATATTGGTCAAAACAAACCCAATAATGATGCTAACGTTAGAGTCATTCACGAGGATCTTTATGTTCCTGATCCTGTTCTTGTTCGAG CAGAAAAGAAAGTTATGGGACTGAAACGAGACGTGGGTATACAGAGTACGTCGGTGGAGCTTAGCTCCGGTAGCCCTAGTCCGGCAAAGACGCCCCCGATCATGGAACGGTCTCTGAAACGACACGTGGAAGCTAATGATTCACCAGTAGATTTCAATCTTAAATTGGAAGGTCAACAAGAG GATTTGAAGTTGGAAGAGAAAAAAGAAGAGAAGCAAGACAAGAGTAAAGAAGAAGGAGAAGAAGAAGAGAAACAAGAGATGAGTAAAGAAGTAGAAGAAGAGAATCAAGAGATGAGTGAAGATCAAGAAATGAAGAAGAACAAGAAGAGAGGAAGTGGATGCTTCTCATGGGTGAGATCAAGACAAAGACAAGCAAGAAAATCAAAGTACATCTTCCCCATTTGTGTTCCTCATCTTGTCAAAGGTTGTTGA
- the LOC106335557 gene encoding hybrid signal transduction histidine kinase E-like isoform X2, with protein sequence MALRGDEPEFMNLREWDRRARLIRDKQTSRRFSASYVGSFREDHHKSSSTRTNFNSISSTASSPGYTLKEEIDPSTYSFTNALKALQAKAMFNNREWLTQEGFALNSKWNEAEKYICNPLSGEVPMECLSSRTLSSRSFRNLATTMSAPLHYPNPNPLTNIGQNKPNNDANVRVIHEDLYVPDPVLVREKKVMGLKRDVGIQSTSVELSSGSPSPAKTPPIMERSLKRHVEANDSPVDFNLKLEGQQEDLKLEEKKEEKQDKSKEEGEEEEKQEMSKEVEEENQEMSEDQEMKKNKKRGSGCFSWVRSRQRQARKSKYIFPICVPHLVKGC encoded by the exons ATGGCTCTGCGTGGAGATGAGCCTGAGTTTATGAACCTAAGAGAATGGGATCGAAGAGCTCGATTAATCCGAGACAAACAGACTTCTAGAAGGTTTTCTGCTTCATACGTTGGAAGCTTCCGCGAAGATCATCACAAGTCTTCTTCTACTAGAACAAACTTTAACAGCATCTCTAGTACTGCCTCATCTCCTGGCTACACCCTCAAAG AAGAGATTGATCCATCAACATATTCCTTCACCAATGCACTCAAGG CGTTACAAGCAAAGGCAATGTTCAATAACAGAGAATGGTTAACACAAGAAGGGTTTGCGTTAAATTCAAAGTGGAACGAAGCAGAGAAATATATCTGCAATCCATTGTCTGGAGAAGTTCCAATGGAGTGTTTATCTTCTAGAACATTAAGTTCAAGATCTTTCAGAAACTTGGCCACCACTATGTCTGCTCCTCTTCACTACCCTAATCCCAATCCATTGACAAATATTGGTCAAAACAAACCCAATAATGATGCTAACGTTAGAGTCATTCACGAGGATCTTTATGTTCCTGATCCTGTTCTTGTTCGAG AAAAGAAAGTTATGGGACTGAAACGAGACGTGGGTATACAGAGTACGTCGGTGGAGCTTAGCTCCGGTAGCCCTAGTCCGGCAAAGACGCCCCCGATCATGGAACGGTCTCTGAAACGACACGTGGAAGCTAATGATTCACCAGTAGATTTCAATCTTAAATTGGAAGGTCAACAAGAG GATTTGAAGTTGGAAGAGAAAAAAGAAGAGAAGCAAGACAAGAGTAAAGAAGAAGGAGAAGAAGAAGAGAAACAAGAGATGAGTAAAGAAGTAGAAGAAGAGAATCAAGAGATGAGTGAAGATCAAGAAATGAAGAAGAACAAGAAGAGAGGAAGTGGATGCTTCTCATGGGTGAGATCAAGACAAAGACAAGCAAGAAAATCAAAGTACATCTTCCCCATTTGTGTTCCTCATCTTGTCAAAGGTTGTTGA
- the LOC106335557 gene encoding uncharacterized protein LOC106335557 isoform X3: MALRGDEPEFMNLREWDRRARLIRDKQTSRRFSASYVGSFREDHHKSSSTRTNFNSISSTASSPGYTLKALQAKAMFNNREWLTQEGFALNSKWNEAEKYICNPLSGEVPMECLSSRTLSSRSFRNLATTMSAPLHYPNPNPLTNIGQNKPNNDANVRVIHEDLYVPDPVLVRAEKKVMGLKRDVGIQSTSVELSSGSPSPAKTPPIMERSLKRHVEANDSPVDFNLKLEGQQEDLKLEEKKEEKQDKSKEEGEEEEKQEMSKEVEEENQEMSEDQEMKKNKKRGSGCFSWVRSRQRQARKSKYIFPICVPHLVKGC, from the exons ATGGCTCTGCGTGGAGATGAGCCTGAGTTTATGAACCTAAGAGAATGGGATCGAAGAGCTCGATTAATCCGAGACAAACAGACTTCTAGAAGGTTTTCTGCTTCATACGTTGGAAGCTTCCGCGAAGATCATCACAAGTCTTCTTCTACTAGAACAAACTTTAACAGCATCTCTAGTACTGCCTCATCTCCTGGCTACACCCTCAAAG CGTTACAAGCAAAGGCAATGTTCAATAACAGAGAATGGTTAACACAAGAAGGGTTTGCGTTAAATTCAAAGTGGAACGAAGCAGAGAAATATATCTGCAATCCATTGTCTGGAGAAGTTCCAATGGAGTGTTTATCTTCTAGAACATTAAGTTCAAGATCTTTCAGAAACTTGGCCACCACTATGTCTGCTCCTCTTCACTACCCTAATCCCAATCCATTGACAAATATTGGTCAAAACAAACCCAATAATGATGCTAACGTTAGAGTCATTCACGAGGATCTTTATGTTCCTGATCCTGTTCTTGTTCGAG CAGAAAAGAAAGTTATGGGACTGAAACGAGACGTGGGTATACAGAGTACGTCGGTGGAGCTTAGCTCCGGTAGCCCTAGTCCGGCAAAGACGCCCCCGATCATGGAACGGTCTCTGAAACGACACGTGGAAGCTAATGATTCACCAGTAGATTTCAATCTTAAATTGGAAGGTCAACAAGAG GATTTGAAGTTGGAAGAGAAAAAAGAAGAGAAGCAAGACAAGAGTAAAGAAGAAGGAGAAGAAGAAGAGAAACAAGAGATGAGTAAAGAAGTAGAAGAAGAGAATCAAGAGATGAGTGAAGATCAAGAAATGAAGAAGAACAAGAAGAGAGGAAGTGGATGCTTCTCATGGGTGAGATCAAGACAAAGACAAGCAAGAAAATCAAAGTACATCTTCCCCATTTGTGTTCCTCATCTTGTCAAAGGTTGTTGA
- the LOC106335555 gene encoding T-complex protein 1 subunit zeta 1-like, whose product MSVRVLNPNAEVLNKTAALHMTINAAKGLQDVLKSNLGPKGTIKMLVGGSGDIKLTKDGNTLLKEMQIQNPTAIMIARTAVAQDDISGDGTTSTVIFIGELMKQSERCIDEGMHPRVLVDGFEIAKRATLQFLDNFKTPVVMGDEPDKEILKMVARTTLRTKLYEGLADQLTDIVVNSVLCIRKPEEGIDLFMVEIMHMRHKFDVDTRLVEGLVLDHGSRHPDMKRRAENCHILTCNVSLEYEKSEINAGFFYSNAEQREAMVTAERKSVDERVQKIIDLKNKVCAGNDNNFVIINQKGIDPPSLDLLAREGIIALRRAKRRNMERLVLACGGEAVNSVDELTPESLGWAGLVYEHVLGEEKYTFVEQVKNPNSCTILIKGPNDHTIAQIKDAVRDGLRSVKNTIEDECVVLGAGAFEVAARQHLLNEVKKTVQGRAQLGVEAFANALLVVPKTLAENAGLDTQDVIISLTSEHDKGNVVGLNIEDGEPIDPQLAGIFDNYSVKRQLINSGPVIASQLLLVDEVIRAGRNMRKPT is encoded by the exons ATGTCTGTGCGAGTTCTAAACCCTAATGCGGAGGTGCTCAACAAAACGGCGGCGCTTCATATGACAATCAACGCCGCCAAGGGTTTGCAGGATGTGCTCAAGTCCAATCTCGGCCCTAAGGGAACCATCAAGAT GCTTGTTGGTGGGTCGGGAGATATTAAGCTTACCAAGGATGGGAACACGTTGTTGAAGGAAATG CAAATTCAGAATCCGACAGCTATTATGATTGCAAGGACTGCTGTTGCACAGGATGACATAAGTGGTGATGGTACTACTTCCACTGTCATCTTCATTGGTGAGCTCATGAAACAGTCCGAACGCTGCATTGATGAAG GAATGCATCCACGTGTCTTAGTTGATGGTTTTGAGATTGCTAAGAGAGCTACTCTTCAATTCCTCGACAACTTCAAGACTCCTGTGGTTATGGGTGATGAACCTGATAAAGAGATCCTAAAAATGGTCGCGAGAACAACACTTAGAACAAAG CTGTACGAAGGCTTGGCTGATCAACTGACCGACATTGTCGTTAATTCA GTTCTCTGTATCCGGAAGCCTGAGGAAGGCATTGATCTGTTTATGGTGGAGATAATGCACATGCGCCACAAATTCGATGTTGACACACGATTG GTCGAGGGACTTGTTCTAGATCATGGTTCGAGACACCCTGATATGAAACGACGCGCAGAGAACTGCCACATCCTAACTTGCAATGTGTCGCTGGAGTATGAGAAGAG TGAGATCAATGCAGGGTTTTTCTACTCTAACGCGGAGCAGAGGGAAGCCATGGTTACGGCCGAGAGGAAATCTGTTGATGAAAGAGTTCAGAAAATTATTGATCTGAAGAACAAG GTGTGTGCTGGTAATGATAACAACTTTGTTATCATCAACCAAAAGGGTATTGACCCACCATCATTGGATCTTCTTGCTAGAGAAGGG ATTATTGCCCTTAGAAGAGCAAAGAGGAGGAACATGGAGCGTTTAGTTCTGGCATGTGGTGGAGAAGCTGTGAATTCTGTTGACGAGTTGACCCCTGAGTCGCTTGGATGGGCTGGGCTTGTCTATGAGCACGTTCTTGGAGAGGAAAAGTACACCTTCGTGGAGCAAGTGAAGAACCCTAACTCGTGTACCATCCTCATCAAAG GGCCAAATGACCACACCATTGCTCAAATTAAGGATGCGGTTCGTGATGGTCTAAGATCGGTTAAGAACACCATAGAAGACGAGTGTGTTGTGCTA GGAGCAGGAGCTTTTGAAGTTGCAGCAAGGCAACACTTACTCAATGAAGTCAAGAAAACCGTTCAAGGG CGTGCCCAACTTGGCGTTGAAGCTTTTGCTAATGCACTTCTCGTGGTGCCTAAGACACTTGCAGAAAACGCAGGTCTTGACACCCAAGACGTGATCATTTCTCTAACG AGCGAGCATGACAAAGGAAACGTTGTGGGATTGAACATTGAGGACGGTGAACCAATTGACCCGCAGCTGGCTGGTATCTTTGACAACTACTCGGTGAAACGCCAGCTCATCAACTCAGG GCCAGTGATTGCCTCACAGTTGCTTTTGGTGGACGAAGTGATTCGTGCAGGAAGAAATATGAGGAAGCCTACTTGA
- the LOC106331779 gene encoding uncharacterized protein LOC106331779, with translation MNHCNFQQNAAFMSREETMGFDRNDLVVCPKPRRVGLLANNLILPFKLHMSQAATDLCDSKAGAELLDIIRRKEDDNGTVSSSPPYFHGSPPSRAVNPLAQDARFRDEKLSPLSPNSPFLQPNSETGSPSSSSSSRGCVRMKFGLKPPAVRVEGFDCLNRDRQSSSIPAMA, from the exons ATGAATCATTGCAACTTCCAGCAGAACGCCGCCTTCATGTCTCGCGAGGAGACGATGGGATTTGATCGTAATGACCTCGTCGTGTGTCCTAAGCCCCGGCGTGTCGGCTTACTCGCTAACAATCTTATTCTCCCTTTCAAATTACATATGAG CCAAGCTGCTACTGATTTGTGTGACTCTAAAGCTGGTGCCGAGCTCTTAGACATCATTCGTAGAAAG GAAGACGATAATGGAACAGTATCTTCGTCTCCACCGTATTTTCACGGTTCACCTCCAAGCAGAGCAGTGAACCCATTAGCCCAAGATGCTCGCTTTCGTGATGAGAAACTCAGTCCACTCTCGCCCAACTCTCCTTTCCTTCAGCCCAATTCAGAAACCGGGTCCCCATCATCTTCTTCTTCGTCTCGTGGTTGCGTTAGGATGAAGTTTGGTCTCAAACCACCTGCAGTTAGAGTAGAAGGGTTCGATTGCTTGAACCGTGACCGCCAAAGCTCGAGCATCCCTGCCATGGCTTAG
- the LOC106331640 gene encoding 40S ribosomal protein S7-3-like, producing the protein MFSAQNKIKKDKNAEPTECDVQVAQALFDLENTNQELKSELKDLYINQAVNMDIAGNRKAIVIYVPFRLRKAFRKIHPRLVRELEKKFSGKDVIFVATRRIMRPPKKGAAVQRPRNRTLTSVHEAMLEDVAYPAEIVGKRTRYRLDGSKVMNVYLEAKERNNTEYKLETMVGVYRKLTGKDVTFEYPVEA; encoded by the exons ATGTTCTCCGCTCAGAACAAGATCAAGAAGGACAAGAATGCCGAGCCGACAGAATGCGACGTGCAAGTTGCTCAG GCTTTGTTTGATTTGGAGAACACCAACCAGGAGTTGAAAAGCGAGCTGAAAGATCTTTACATCAACCAAGCTGT TAACATGGACATCGCTGGAAACCGCAAGGCTATTGTGATTTACGTCCCATTCAGATTGAGGAAAGCCTTCCGCAAGATCCACCCTCGTCTCGTTAGAGAACTCGAGAAGAAGTTCAGTGGAAAG GATGTTATCTTTGTTGCCACAAGAAGGATCATGCGTCCTCCCAAGAAAGGTGCTGCTGTTCAGAGGCCACGCAACAGAACTCTAACCTCTGTTCACGAAGCAATGCTCGAGGATGTTGCTTACCCTGCTGAGATCGTTGGAAAACGTACTCGTTACCGTCTTGATGGATCCAAAGTCATGAAC GTGTATTTGGAGGCCAAGGAAAGGAACAACACAGAGTACAAGCTCGAGACTATGGTTGGTGTGTACCGTAAACTTACTGGAAAGGATGTCACTTTTGAGTACCCGGTCGAAGCTTGA
- the LOC106336495 gene encoding plastidic glucose transporter 4 — MQSSTYTVKANAAFAFQRRTFSNLLNRSATTTTGSRFSPLNLHLHCSASKAMGAKLARAENGIQTVMNLSSVKARSVRAQASSVGGGGDEEEAVPLRSESNSSGTVLPFVAVACLGAILFGYHLGVVNGALEYLAKDLGIADNTVLQGWIVSALLAGATVGSFTGGTLADKFGRTRTFQLDAIPLAIGAFLCATAQSVQTMIVGRLLAGIGIGISSAIVPLYISEISPTEIRGALGSVNQLFICIGILAALIAGLPLAANPLWWRTMFGVAVIPSVLLAIGMGFSPESPRWLVQQGKVSEAEKAIKTLYGKEKVVELVRDLSTSGQGASEPEAGWFDLFNSRYWKVVSVGAALFLFQQLAGINAVVYYSTSVFRSAGIQSDVAASALVGASNVFGTAVASSLMDKMGRKSLLLISFGGMALSMLLLSLSFTWKALAAYSGTLAVVGTVLYVLSFSLGAGPVPALLLPEIFASRIRAKAVALSLGMHWISNFVIGLYFLSVVTKFGISSVYLGFAAVCVLAVIYIAGNVVETKGRSLEEIELALNSGA; from the exons ATGCAGTCGTCAACGTATACGGTTAAAGCAAACGCCGCGTTTGCGTTTCAGCGACGGACCTTCTCTAACCTCCTCAACAGATCCGCCACTACCACTACCGGAAGCCGCTTCTCGCCGCTCAACCTCCACCTCCACTGCTCTGCTTCGAAAGCCATGGGAGCGAAGCTCGCTCGCGCCGAGAACGGGATCCAAACCGTTATGAATCTCTCTTCCGTCAAAGCTCGATCCGTCAGAGCACAGGCCTCCTCTG TTGGTGGTGGTGGTGATGAGGAAGAAGCTGTACCTCTGAGATCCGAATCAAATAGCTCCGGCACCGTTTTGCCGTTCGTTGCTGTTGCTTGCCTTGGTGCTATATTGTTTGGCTATCACCTTGG GGTTGTTAACGGTGCTCTTGAGTATCTTGCTAAGGATCTTGGTATCGCTGATAACACTGTTCTGCAAG GATGGATCGTTAGTGCGCTGCTTGCTGGTGCAACGGTTGGTTCATTCACCGGAGGTACATTAGCTGACAAGTTTGGACGAACAAGAACGTTTCAGTTGGATGCTATCCCGCTTGCCATTGGAGCTTTCCTATG TGCAACAGCTCAGAGTGTGCAGACCATGATTGTGGGACGTCTGCTTGCAGGAATTGGAATTGGGATCTCATCAGCCATTGTGCCACTTTACATATCCGAG ATATCCCCAACTGAAATCCGTGGAGCACTTGGATCTGTGAACCAGTTGTTCATATGTATAGGAATACTTGCAGCCTTGATAGCTGGTTTACCCCTTGCAGCAAACCCTCTATG GTGGAGGACGATGTTTGGTGTTGCCGTCATCCCTTCCGTTCTGTTAGCCATAGGAATGGGTTTTTCTCCAGAAAGTCCAAGGTGGCTCGTTCAG CAAGGAAAAGTATCTGAAGCTGAAAAGGCGATCAAAACTCTGTATGGTAAAGAAAAAGTTGTCGAGCTAGTGCGTGACTTATCAACCTCTGGCCAAGGTGCTTCTGAGCCAGAGGCAGGATGGTTTGATCTATTCAACAGCCGCTATTGGAAAG TTGTGAGCGTAGGTGCGGCTCTCTTTTTGTTTCAACAGTTAGCTGGGATAAACGCAGTGGTGTACTACTCTACATCAGTGTTCCGTAGCGCCGGTATCCAATCTGATGTTGCAGCCAGTGCTCTCGTTGGAGCATCAAACGTCTTTG GCACTGCTGTTGCTTCGTCCTTGATGGACAAAATGGGAAGGAAAAGTCTTTTACTCATAAGCTTCGGTGGAATG GCTTTGTCGATGCTTTTGCTCTCTTTATCCTTCACATGGAAGGCTCTTGCTGCATATTCTGGCACCCTTGCCGTTGTAGGAACTGTTTT ATATGTGCTGTCATTCTCACTTGGTGCTGGCCCGGTTCCGGCTCTTCTCCTTCCAGAGATATTCGCATCCCGGATCAGAGCAAAAGCCGTTGCTCTTTCCCTCGGAATGCACTGG ATATCAAACTTTGTGATTGGTCTCTACTTCCTAAGCGTTGTGACTAAATTCGGAATCAGCAGTGTCTACTTGGGTTTCGCGGCAGTATGTGTCCTTGCAGTCATCTACATTGCAGGAAACGTGGTCGAGACTAAAGGACGGTCACTTGAGGAAATAGAGCTTGCTCTTAACTCCGGAGCTTGA